From the genome of Haloterrigena sp. KLK7, one region includes:
- a CDS encoding MarR family transcriptional regulator: MSMSTAEAELSEDERAGLELVRESGGIHQSDFWKELGVSSRKGSRIVESLVEKELVDREDTVYDGHNTYYITPTARDLDFTLLMAGDMLSPFIGEEEVDPNSDAFSQWIMNLAYED, translated from the coding sequence GTGAGTATGTCGACGGCCGAAGCGGAACTCTCCGAGGACGAGCGCGCCGGACTCGAACTCGTTCGCGAGAGCGGCGGCATCCACCAGAGCGACTTCTGGAAGGAACTGGGCGTCTCCTCGCGAAAGGGCAGCCGGATCGTCGAGTCGCTCGTCGAGAAGGAACTCGTCGACCGAGAGGACACGGTCTACGACGGGCACAACACCTACTACATCACGCCGACCGCTCGCGACCTGGATTTCACCCTGCTGATGGCCGGCGACATGCTGTCGCCGTTTATCGGCGAGGAGGAAGTCGATCCCAACAGCGACGCCTTCTCGCAGTGGATCATGAACCTCGCTTACGAGGACTAG
- a CDS encoding DUF2249 domain-containing protein encodes MATDAPASETTLDVREIDGPPFDDIVAALEDLPADGRLHLIAPFEPKPLYEVLETRGFTREVERSETSEGASGDAASRETEQRDDVWHVFIEHA; translated from the coding sequence ATGGCAACCGATGCACCCGCTTCCGAGACGACCCTCGACGTCCGCGAGATCGACGGCCCGCCGTTCGACGACATCGTGGCCGCCCTCGAGGACCTCCCGGCGGACGGGCGACTGCACCTGATCGCGCCCTTCGAACCGAAGCCGCTCTACGAGGTCCTCGAGACCCGCGGGTTCACGCGCGAGGTCGAGCGCAGTGAGACCTCGGAGGGAGCGAGCGGCGATGCCGCGAGCCGCGAGACCGAGCAACGCGACGACGTCTGGCACGTCTTCATCGAACACGCCTAG
- a CDS encoding amphi-Trp domain-containing protein, translated as MAEKTANEQTVTREEAADLVQELARELRDEGPAEIRVGNKMLTLSPTPEVDYGIEVQERSPMLGGPREEITVTLEWEVEEEPTS; from the coding sequence ATGGCTGAGAAAACCGCCAACGAACAGACCGTGACGCGAGAGGAGGCCGCGGACCTGGTCCAGGAACTCGCTCGCGAACTGCGCGACGAGGGCCCCGCCGAGATACGGGTCGGAAACAAGATGCTGACGCTCTCGCCGACGCCCGAAGTCGACTACGGGATCGAAGTGCAGGAGCGCTCGCCGATGCTCGGCGGGCCGCGAGAGGAGATCACGGTGACCCTCGAGTGGGAAGTCGAAGAAGAACCCACGTCCTGA
- a CDS encoding P-loop NTPase yields MSITEHELKIKLEDIEDPDLGDDIVSLGLVNDVRIEDETARIDLALNAPYAPSEMELGNRIREVVGEAGLEADLRAHVGEEHGFDDEVLPRVRNVIAVASGKGGVGKTTVAANIAAGLEKRGAMVGLLDADIHGPNIPRILPPESEPGVTPNEDIVPPRSDGVRVISMGMLTEDEDDPAILRGPMVNKFMLKFLEGVEWGRLDYLVVDLPPGTGDATLNLLQSMPVTGAVVVTTPQEMSLDDTRKGIQMFQKHDTPVLGVVENMSSFICPSCGDQHGLFGTEGAQTIVDKYDTPLLGQIPIHPDFGAEGSEGALVKDEESEVQETLADLVADVSDRVGTINRQRVADNVEGGPDNQLPTETED; encoded by the coding sequence ATGAGTATCACAGAGCACGAACTCAAGATTAAACTCGAGGACATCGAGGATCCCGATCTCGGCGACGATATCGTCTCGCTCGGTCTGGTCAACGACGTCCGCATCGAGGACGAAACGGCGCGGATCGACCTCGCACTGAACGCGCCCTACGCGCCCTCCGAGATGGAGCTGGGCAACCGGATCCGCGAGGTCGTCGGCGAGGCCGGCCTCGAGGCCGATCTGCGAGCTCACGTCGGCGAGGAGCACGGGTTCGACGACGAGGTCCTCCCGCGGGTCCGCAACGTCATCGCCGTCGCCTCCGGGAAGGGCGGGGTCGGCAAGACGACGGTCGCCGCGAACATCGCGGCCGGTCTCGAGAAGCGCGGTGCGATGGTCGGCCTGCTCGACGCCGACATCCACGGGCCGAACATCCCGCGGATCCTCCCGCCCGAGAGCGAACCCGGCGTCACGCCCAACGAGGACATCGTCCCGCCCCGCTCGGACGGCGTCCGCGTCATCAGTATGGGCATGCTGACCGAGGACGAGGACGATCCCGCCATTCTGCGCGGTCCCATGGTCAACAAGTTCATGCTGAAGTTCCTCGAGGGGGTCGAGTGGGGTCGCCTCGACTACCTCGTCGTCGACCTGCCGCCGGGGACGGGTGACGCGACGCTGAACCTCCTGCAGTCGATGCCGGTGACCGGCGCGGTCGTCGTCACGACGCCCCAGGAGATGTCCCTGGACGACACCCGAAAGGGGATTCAGATGTTCCAGAAGCACGATACGCCCGTACTGGGCGTCGTCGAGAACATGAGTTCGTTCATCTGTCCGTCCTGTGGCGACCAGCACGGCCTGTTCGGCACCGAGGGCGCACAGACGATCGTCGACAAGTACGACACGCCGCTGCTCGGTCAGATTCCGATCCACCCCGACTTCGGCGCCGAGGGCAGCGAGGGCGCGCTCGTCAAGGACGAGGAGAGCGAGGTCCAGGAGACCCTCGCGGACCTCGTCGCGGACGTCTCCGACCGCGTCGGGACGATCAACCGACAGCGCGTCGCCGACAACGTCGAGGGCGGTCCGGACAACCAGCTGCCGACCGAGACCGAAGACTAA
- a CDS encoding 4Fe-4S ferredoxin N-terminal domain-containing protein, with protein sequence MSTDDESFHPLGQEWEGELEEMLDDTEYDTDLGMQMAQDAMRVTKGELSEAEFHEMYHDDVMEEFGEDQRPTQEAYEAAQEEAKGTVSRMLSAFDGDSEESRRDVMKKMGVGAAAVGMGAFGSTVDGQPSLAEEGGGEGGHSQAEQNEDLQWGMTIDLERCDGCLSCMQACSEENDLDQGVNWMYVMAFEDELTSGGSPAPNNITGGTSDHNMLVRPCQHCTDAPCEKVCPTTARHTRDKDGLVLTDYDVCIGCRYCQVACPYGVNYFQWDEPDVAHEDITSHNGAEVDDPSEITHAEYENGSERWVDSRAPRGTMSKCTMCPSMQDGRQGEDRVGTTACEQACPPDAIQFGNVKDEHSDAYQHGEHPSKSRAIIEINNDVPDPSTIDETLSEGDDLETALEALEIDAEVVGIMKAIGIASEGLGPGDEENNTILEGEETILESLNALEQYVDLESEEALSELRLGDGEADDANARLREFAGNPSSKFKLLEDVGTHPNITYIGQEPGPEAEQVEGPSEYSDITYERSDGSEVSLVDKRQKLLDEETVGDTGWSL encoded by the coding sequence ATGAGCACGGACGACGAATCATTCCACCCGCTCGGTCAGGAGTGGGAGGGCGAGCTCGAGGAGATGCTCGACGATACCGAGTACGATACGGATCTCGGTATGCAGATGGCCCAGGACGCGATGCGGGTCACGAAGGGCGAGCTCTCCGAAGCCGAGTTCCACGAGATGTATCACGACGACGTGATGGAGGAGTTCGGCGAGGACCAGCGTCCCACCCAGGAGGCCTACGAGGCGGCCCAGGAAGAGGCCAAGGGGACCGTTTCTCGCATGCTCTCTGCCTTCGACGGCGACAGCGAGGAGAGTCGCCGCGACGTCATGAAGAAGATGGGCGTCGGCGCGGCCGCCGTCGGCATGGGCGCGTTCGGTAGCACCGTCGACGGCCAACCCTCGCTCGCCGAGGAAGGTGGCGGTGAAGGCGGCCACTCCCAGGCGGAGCAGAACGAGGACCTCCAGTGGGGGATGACCATCGACCTCGAGCGCTGTGACGGCTGTCTCTCCTGTATGCAGGCCTGTTCCGAGGAGAACGACCTGGACCAGGGCGTCAACTGGATGTACGTCATGGCCTTCGAGGACGAACTCACCTCCGGAGGCTCTCCGGCACCCAACAACATCACCGGCGGAACGAGCGATCACAATATGCTCGTCCGGCCGTGTCAGCACTGTACGGACGCCCCCTGTGAGAAGGTGTGTCCGACCACGGCCCGTCACACCCGCGACAAGGACGGCCTGGTGCTGACCGACTACGACGTCTGTATCGGCTGCCGGTACTGTCAGGTCGCCTGTCCCTACGGCGTCAACTACTTCCAGTGGGACGAACCCGACGTGGCCCACGAGGACATCACCAGCCACAACGGAGCGGAAGTCGACGACCCCTCGGAGATCACCCACGCCGAGTACGAGAACGGCAGCGAGCGGTGGGTCGACAGCCGCGCACCCCGTGGTACGATGAGCAAGTGTACCATGTGTCCGTCCATGCAGGACGGCCGACAGGGCGAGGACAGAGTCGGGACGACCGCCTGTGAGCAGGCCTGTCCGCCGGACGCGATCCAGTTCGGGAACGTCAAAGACGAGCACAGCGACGCGTACCAGCACGGCGAACACCCGAGCAAGAGCCGCGCGATCATCGAGATCAACAACGACGTGCCGGACCCGTCGACGATCGACGAGACACTCAGCGAGGGCGACGACCTCGAGACCGCGCTCGAAGCGCTCGAGATCGATGCCGAAGTGGTCGGCATCATGAAAGCGATCGGTATCGCCAGCGAGGGGCTCGGCCCCGGCGACGAAGAGAACAACACGATCCTCGAGGGCGAGGAAACGATCCTCGAGTCCCTCAACGCGCTCGAACAGTACGTCGACCTCGAGAGCGAGGAGGCTCTGTCGGAACTGCGACTCGGCGACGGCGAAGCGGACGACGCCAACGCTCGCCTCCGAGAGTTCGCTGGTAACCCCAGTTCGAAGTTCAAGCTCCTCGAAGACGTCGGGACGCATCCGAACATCACGTACATCGGGCAGGAGCCCGGTCCGGAAGCCGAGCAGGTCGAAGGGCCGTCGGAGTACAGCGATATTACGTACGAACGTTCGGACGGCTCCGAGGTGAGTCTGGTCGACAAACGTCAGAAGCTCCTCGACGAGGAGACCGTCGGTGACACCGGGTGGTCGCTGTGA
- a CDS encoding DUF2249 domain-containing protein: MQSPDTVVDRTDAPSDRPRKTIDVRSLGPPKPLKNTLEELADLPDETVLVQRNDRVPQFLYPKLEDRGYAYETVEGSEVVTVIWRP; encoded by the coding sequence ATGCAGTCGCCCGACACCGTCGTCGACCGCACCGATGCACCGAGCGATCGACCGCGGAAGACGATCGACGTGCGGTCGCTCGGCCCGCCGAAACCGCTCAAAAACACCCTCGAGGAACTGGCCGACCTACCGGACGAAACGGTCCTCGTCCAACGAAACGACCGCGTCCCGCAGTTCCTCTACCCGAAACTCGAGGACCGCGGCTACGCGTACGAGACCGTCGAGGGCAGCGAGGTCGTGACCGTTATCTGGCGGCCCTGA
- a CDS encoding DUF2249 domain-containing protein, translating to MTRLDVRDVPPMNRHPKIHDAFEALEPGETLTIVNDHEPKPLFYEFQAEVDAFDADGYEVERVDADEFVARFPKVEA from the coding sequence ATGACACGACTCGACGTCAGGGACGTTCCGCCGATGAACCGCCACCCGAAAATTCACGACGCCTTCGAAGCGCTCGAGCCCGGCGAGACGCTGACGATCGTCAACGACCACGAGCCGAAGCCGTTGTTCTACGAGTTCCAGGCGGAGGTCGACGCCTTCGACGCCGACGGCTACGAGGTCGAACGCGTCGACGCCGACGAGTTCGTCGCCCGGTTCCCCAAGGTCGAAGCGTAG
- the gatA gene encoding Asp-tRNA(Asn)/Glu-tRNA(Gln) amidotransferase subunit GatA, which translates to MSENIYITEERIEGADDGPLSGTTVAVKDNISTEGVRTTCGSKMLEEYVPPYDATVVERLTEAGATIVGKANMDEFGMGTTTETSHFGSTDNPAAPGHVPGGSSGGSAAAVAAGEADVALGSDTGGSVRCPAAFCGVVGIKPTYGLVSRYGLVAYANSLEQIGPFGETVEDAAQLLDVIAGEDERDATTREIPLEDGESYADAATGDVDGLQIGVPTELLEGADEGVVETFWDAIAELEDRGAEYHEVSLPSVEHAVEAYYVIAMSEASSNLARFDGVRYGHSSDAEGNWNETFAQTRKEGFGDEVKRRILLGTYALSAGYHDKYYKKAQDARAWVKQDFDEALSEADVLASPTMPVPPFELGESLDDPLQMYLADANTVPVNLADLPAISVPAGETDGLPVGLQLVGPAFGERRLIRAASALA; encoded by the coding sequence ATGTCGGAGAACATCTACATCACCGAGGAGCGCATCGAGGGCGCCGACGACGGGCCGCTTTCGGGAACGACCGTCGCGGTCAAGGACAACATCTCGACCGAGGGCGTCCGGACGACCTGCGGCTCGAAGATGCTCGAGGAGTACGTCCCGCCCTACGACGCGACGGTCGTCGAACGCCTGACGGAAGCGGGCGCGACCATCGTCGGGAAGGCGAACATGGACGAGTTCGGAATGGGGACGACGACCGAGACCTCCCACTTCGGATCGACGGACAATCCGGCGGCGCCGGGTCACGTTCCGGGCGGCTCCTCCGGGGGCTCCGCGGCCGCCGTCGCCGCGGGCGAGGCCGACGTCGCGCTGGGGTCGGACACCGGCGGCTCGGTCCGCTGTCCCGCCGCCTTCTGCGGCGTCGTCGGGATCAAGCCCACCTACGGGCTGGTCTCCCGCTACGGCCTCGTCGCCTACGCCAATAGCTTGGAGCAGATCGGCCCCTTCGGCGAGACCGTCGAGGACGCCGCGCAGTTGCTCGACGTCATCGCGGGCGAGGACGAACGGGACGCGACTACCCGTGAGATCCCGCTCGAGGACGGCGAAAGCTACGCCGACGCCGCCACCGGCGACGTCGACGGCCTGCAGATCGGCGTCCCCACCGAGTTGCTCGAGGGCGCCGACGAGGGCGTCGTCGAGACCTTCTGGGACGCCATCGCCGAACTGGAGGATCGAGGCGCCGAGTACCACGAGGTCTCGCTTCCCTCCGTCGAGCACGCCGTCGAGGCCTACTACGTGATCGCGATGTCGGAAGCGTCGTCGAATCTCGCGCGGTTCGACGGCGTCCGCTACGGCCACTCGAGCGACGCCGAAGGGAACTGGAACGAGACGTTCGCCCAGACTCGCAAGGAAGGGTTCGGCGACGAGGTCAAGCGACGCATCCTACTGGGCACCTACGCCCTCTCGGCGGGCTACCACGACAAGTACTACAAGAAGGCCCAGGACGCCCGTGCGTGGGTCAAACAGGACTTCGACGAGGCCCTATCCGAGGCGGACGTACTCGCCAGCCCGACGATGCCGGTACCCCCGTTCGAACTCGGCGAGAGCCTCGACGACCCGCTGCAGATGTATCTGGCCGACGCGAACACGGTGCCGGTCAACCTCGCCGATCTCCCCGCCATCTCGGTGCCGGCCGGCGAGACCGACGGCCTCCCCGTCGGCCTCCAGCTGGTCGGCCCCGCCTTCGGCGAGCGGCGGCTGATCCGCGCCGCGAGCGCGCTGGCCTGA
- a CDS encoding helix-turn-helix domain-containing protein, with the protein MAQATLTLTMPEEIWIQQLSTAYPTATFRVLAAVPDAETGFALVRITGPDVADIVEDMRDHDQITELSLAQYSDNEVTVHFETTAPLLLFSSRDSGMPIELPVEIVDGEATIEVTGSRDRLAELAEQLEHFGLQYRIEHVRERLHESQLLSERQLEVVVAAVEEGYYDTPRESSLTELAEQLDIAKSTCSETLHRAEEAIIKRFVEDLPGVEGDSLEEQLAKR; encoded by the coding sequence ATGGCTCAGGCGACACTCACTCTCACGATGCCCGAAGAGATCTGGATACAGCAGCTCTCGACGGCGTATCCGACGGCGACCTTTCGGGTACTGGCGGCCGTTCCCGACGCCGAGACCGGGTTCGCGCTCGTCCGCATCACCGGTCCCGACGTCGCGGACATCGTCGAGGACATGCGCGACCACGACCAGATCACCGAACTCTCGCTCGCCCAGTACAGCGACAACGAGGTGACGGTCCACTTCGAGACGACGGCCCCGCTGTTGCTGTTTTCCTCGCGGGACTCGGGGATGCCGATCGAACTTCCCGTCGAGATCGTCGACGGTGAGGCGACCATCGAGGTGACCGGGTCGCGGGATCGGCTGGCCGAGCTCGCCGAACAGCTCGAGCACTTCGGGCTCCAGTACCGGATCGAACACGTCCGCGAACGACTCCACGAGAGCCAACTGCTCTCGGAACGCCAGCTCGAGGTCGTCGTCGCCGCCGTCGAGGAGGGCTACTACGACACGCCGCGGGAGTCGTCGCTGACGGAACTCGCCGAGCAACTGGACATCGCGAAGTCGACCTGCAGCGAGACGCTCCACCGGGCCGAGGAGGCGATCATCAAGCGATTCGTCGAGGACTTACCGGGCGTCGAGGGGGACTCCCTCGAGGAACAACTCGCGAAGCGCTAG
- a CDS encoding NRDE family protein has protein sequence MCTLTLAWQVFEDAPVAVAANRDEAVDRESLPPDIYREEPLIVAPSDAEAGGTWIGYNEHGVFAGITNKWTDADLAGDRSRGLLVADVLAAESAAEAGEIIETATADREYQGFYLVVADADDAYCYYWDGSLERIDFEPGVHVVVNVAVDETVDVPDFRADAGRRQAANARGVREALSVDDGDGNRDDDADADESVGEWLERAGEVLGDHEYGVCIHENGFGTRSSSLIALGPAGPRYEFAPGPPCETAYEPVSLEADRDLDGRL, from the coding sequence GTGTGTACACTGACCCTCGCCTGGCAGGTCTTCGAGGACGCGCCGGTCGCGGTCGCCGCCAACCGCGACGAGGCGGTCGATCGGGAGTCGCTCCCGCCGGATATCTACCGCGAGGAGCCGCTGATCGTCGCGCCCAGCGACGCAGAGGCCGGCGGAACGTGGATCGGGTACAACGAGCACGGCGTCTTCGCGGGGATCACGAACAAGTGGACCGACGCCGACCTCGCGGGCGACCGCTCGCGGGGCCTGCTCGTCGCCGACGTCCTCGCGGCCGAGTCGGCCGCCGAGGCGGGCGAAATCATCGAGACCGCGACGGCCGACCGCGAGTATCAGGGCTTCTACCTCGTCGTCGCCGACGCCGACGACGCCTACTGCTACTACTGGGACGGCTCGCTCGAGCGGATCGACTTCGAGCCCGGCGTCCACGTCGTGGTCAACGTCGCGGTCGACGAGACGGTCGACGTTCCCGACTTCCGGGCGGACGCGGGGCGCCGACAGGCTGCCAACGCCCGCGGGGTCCGCGAGGCGCTGTCGGTCGACGACGGCGATGGGAACCGCGACGACGATGCCGATGCTGACGAATCGGTCGGGGAGTGGCTCGAGCGGGCCGGCGAGGTCTTAGGCGACCACGAGTACGGCGTCTGCATCCACGAGAACGGGTTCGGGACGCGGTCGTCGTCGCTGATCGCCCTCGGCCCCGCGGGGCCGCGCTACGAGTTCGCGCCGGGGCCGCCCTGCGAGACGGCATACGAGCCCGTCTCCCTGGAGGCCGACCGCGACCTCGACGGGCGGCTATAG
- the gatC gene encoding Asp-tRNA(Asn)/Glu-tRNA(Gln) amidotransferase subunit GatC: protein MSDDAVSPEEVRHVAGLARVDLADDDVDRFARQFADILEYFETLDEVPEVDREADLTNVMRPDEERASLDRDAALENASETEDGYFKGPNVS, encoded by the coding sequence ATGAGCGACGACGCCGTTAGCCCCGAGGAGGTCCGCCACGTCGCGGGACTCGCTCGCGTCGACCTCGCCGACGACGATGTCGACCGATTCGCGCGACAGTTCGCGGACATCCTCGAGTACTTCGAGACGTTAGACGAGGTGCCCGAGGTCGACCGCGAGGCCGACCTCACGAACGTGATGCGGCCCGACGAGGAACGCGCGTCGTTAGACCGCGACGCGGCCCTCGAGAACGCCTCGGAGACCGAGGACGGCTACTTCAAAGGTCCCAACGTCTCGTGA
- a CDS encoding cupin domain-containing protein: MTDADQLSTRTERRRLDELEATPHARVFDGEPRTVRLELAAGEGVPEHRHPDRTIVCHVLEGTLEMRLGDDEYALEAGDVLRFDGRQDIAPEARTDATALLVLAPRGDD; the protein is encoded by the coding sequence ATGACCGACGCCGATCAACTCTCGACGCGGACGGAACGCCGGCGCCTCGACGAACTCGAAGCGACGCCTCATGCACGCGTGTTCGACGGCGAGCCGCGGACGGTTCGACTCGAGCTCGCTGCTGGCGAGGGCGTGCCGGAGCATCGACACCCCGACCGAACCATCGTCTGTCACGTCCTCGAGGGCACCCTCGAGATGCGGCTCGGCGACGACGAGTACGCGCTCGAAGCGGGCGACGTGCTCAGGTTCGACGGGCGACAGGATATCGCACCGGAGGCCCGAACCGACGCGACGGCACTGCTCGTGTTAGCGCCGCGGGGCGACGACTAG
- the nrfD gene encoding NrfD/PsrC family molybdoenzyme membrane anchor subunit produces MSTKLPTEEDILRPINTLTKKYFILYGIASLALLAFLVGWAYQLQKGLIVTGLGDWGTGGGSTWGLYIGAFIWWVGVAHGGIILSAAVRLLGMDRYMPIARLAEMTTIGGLSAAGFYILVHMGRPDRMVTSVLGHYHITVNNSPLVWDVTVITAYFVLSATYLGLTLRYDVSRLRDDLPSRFEPIYKLMTIGYTEKEDKVIDRMVWWLAAAVIIMAPLLLHGGVIPWLFALLPAMPAWSGGIQGPMFLSIALMSAISGVMIISYAFRRAYDWEHIITDDIFRGLLLWLGFFTLLFLWFQLQSVLNGVFMGPLASQHAAEAKMAHPAYQVAMTLMFGTLVFIFLQSIRPSLFSKKRALLASGIILTGTLTEKILFVVEGFLHPTFDIYAATPGTYFPSLIEWLSLAGTAGLVALLFLNLSKLVPVVELHAVEHMRGEHEHDEGDEHATEPEVKA; encoded by the coding sequence GTGAGCACGAAACTGCCGACCGAGGAGGACATCCTCCGACCGATCAACACGCTCACGAAGAAGTACTTCATCCTGTACGGGATCGCCTCCCTGGCGCTCCTGGCCTTCCTCGTGGGCTGGGCGTACCAGCTCCAGAAGGGGCTGATCGTCACCGGTCTCGGCGACTGGGGTACCGGTGGCGGCTCGACGTGGGGACTGTACATCGGCGCGTTCATCTGGTGGGTCGGCGTCGCTCACGGGGGGATCATCCTCTCGGCCGCCGTCCGCCTGCTCGGCATGGACCGATACATGCCGATCGCCCGCCTCGCGGAGATGACGACGATCGGTGGCCTCTCTGCCGCCGGTTTCTACATCCTGGTCCACATGGGCCGTCCGGACCGGATGGTCACGAGCGTCCTCGGCCACTACCACATCACGGTCAATAACTCGCCGCTGGTGTGGGACGTGACCGTCATCACGGCGTACTTCGTGCTGTCGGCGACCTACCTCGGCCTGACGCTTCGCTACGACGTTAGCCGGCTACGCGACGACCTCCCCAGTCGCTTCGAGCCGATCTACAAGCTGATGACGATCGGCTACACCGAGAAGGAAGACAAGGTCATCGACCGGATGGTCTGGTGGCTCGCGGCGGCGGTCATCATCATGGCCCCGCTCCTGCTCCACGGCGGCGTCATTCCGTGGCTGTTCGCCCTGCTCCCGGCGATGCCCGCCTGGTCCGGCGGCATTCAGGGACCGATGTTCCTCAGTATCGCGCTGATGTCGGCGATCAGCGGCGTGATGATCATCTCGTACGCGTTCCGCCGCGCCTACGACTGGGAGCACATCATCACCGACGACATCTTCCGCGGACTGCTCCTCTGGCTGGGCTTCTTCACCCTGCTGTTCCTGTGGTTCCAGCTCCAGTCCGTCCTCAACGGCGTGTTCATGGGCCCGCTCGCGAGCCAACACGCTGCCGAAGCGAAGATGGCACACCCGGCCTATCAGGTCGCGATGACGCTGATGTTCGGTACGCTCGTGTTCATCTTCCTGCAGAGCATTCGCCCGTCGCTGTTCAGCAAGAAGCGGGCGCTCCTCGCCAGTGGCATCATTCTGACGGGAACGCTGACCGAGAAGATCCTGTTCGTCGTCGAGGGATTCCTGCACCCGACGTTCGACATCTACGCGGCGACGCCCGGGACGTACTTCCCGAGCCTGATCGAGTGGCTGTCCCTCGCCGGGACGGCCGGTCTGGTCGCACTGCTGTTCCTCAACCTCTCGAAGCTCGTGCCGGTGGTCGAACTCCACGCCGTCGAACACATGCGCGGCGAACACGAGCACGACGAGGGCGATGAACACGCCACGGAACCGGAGGTGAAGGCCTAA
- a CDS encoding alpha/beta hydrolase, with translation MATMPSARAGTDAELLSTIDAESTVREVNGIRLHVVAAGDEDDPLVVLLHGFPEFWYGWRHQLEPLVEAGYRVLVPDQRGYNLSEKPGALRAYRTSECSRDIADLIATEGRDSARVVGHDWGGLVAWDLALRRPAAVDRLAIINAPHPTVYRQHLQSDPEQLRRSWYAAAIQLPWLPEFACRTADFRLLERALRETAAPGTFTDAELDRYRRAWGRPDALTGMLDWYRASARAPSPPPRERVDAPTTIVWGENDVALTSSLAVDSDQRCDRSRLELLPETSHWVQHERPARLTELLLETFENGA, from the coding sequence ATGGCTACGATGCCGTCGGCGCGGGCCGGAACGGACGCGGAGCTACTGTCGACGATCGACGCGGAGTCGACCGTCCGGGAAGTCAACGGGATCCGGTTGCACGTCGTCGCCGCCGGCGACGAGGACGATCCGCTCGTCGTGTTACTGCACGGCTTTCCCGAGTTCTGGTACGGCTGGCGCCATCAGCTCGAGCCGCTCGTCGAGGCCGGCTACCGCGTGCTCGTGCCCGATCAGCGGGGCTACAACCTGAGCGAGAAACCGGGGGCGCTGCGGGCCTACCGAACCAGCGAGTGCTCGCGGGATATCGCCGACCTGATCGCGACCGAGGGGCGAGACAGCGCACGCGTCGTCGGCCACGACTGGGGCGGGCTGGTCGCCTGGGACCTCGCGCTCCGGCGGCCGGCGGCGGTCGACCGGCTCGCGATCATCAACGCGCCCCATCCCACCGTCTATCGTCAGCACCTGCAGTCGGATCCCGAGCAGCTGCGCCGCAGTTGGTACGCGGCCGCGATCCAGCTCCCGTGGCTGCCCGAATTCGCCTGTCGGACGGCCGACTTCCGACTGCTCGAGCGCGCGCTCCGGGAGACCGCCGCGCCGGGGACGTTCACCGACGCGGAACTCGATCGGTATCGCCGCGCCTGGGGTCGACCCGATGCACTTACCGGGATGCTCGACTGGTACCGCGCGTCCGCTCGCGCCCCCTCACCGCCGCCTCGAGAACGGGTCGACGCCCCGACGACGATCGTCTGGGGGGAGAACGACGTCGCCCTGACGTCCTCCCTCGCGGTCGACAGCGACCAGCGGTGCGATCGGAGCCGCCTCGAGCTGCTGCCGGAGACGAGCCACTGGGTGCAACACGAACGGCCGGCCCGACTGACCGAACTGTTGCTCGAGACGTTTGAAAACGGCGCCTAG